A window of Microbacterium sp. Root61 genomic DNA:
CTGCGGCCGACGGTGGATCCGGGGACGCTTCCCGCGGCGCTGGATGCGATCGTCGCGGCCGGGTACTCGCGGGTCGTGCTGCCTCCGATGGATCCTGCGGCGACGGATGCGGCGACTCTGCGTCGCATCCTCGCCGAGCGGGGGATCGCGCCCATCGCGATGGGCGGAGGTCAGGGCGGTGCCGCAGACGTGTCCTCTCCCGACCCGGACGTGCGCGCCGCGGGTGCCGCCAGGCTGCGCGGCGCCGTCGATCTTGCGATCGCCCTGGGCAGCGACCAGCTCAACGGCGTGCCGTACGGCCCGTTCGGTCCCTCCACGCGGGCGACGCCGCGCGACGCGGTCGAGCGCTCGGCCCTCGAGGTCGGTCGCGTCGCGGACTACGCGCACGAGCGGGGCGTCGCGATGACCTTCGAAGTGCTCAACCGCTACGAGACGTCGATGCTCAACACCGCCGCCCAGGCCGTCGAGTACGTCGCGCTGAGCGGGTCCGATCACCTCCGCATCCACCTCGACACGTTCCACATGGCGATCGAGGAGGCCGACATGTCCGAAGCGATCCGGCTCGCCCTCCCGAAGCTCGGCTACCTCGAACTCGGCCAGTCCGGACGCGGCCTGCTCAGCACCGGCGCCGTCGACATCCCCGCCGTCGTGAGCGCCGCCCTCGACGACGGATACGAAGGACGTTGGGGTGTGGAGGCGTTCTCCCGCTCCGTGCTGTCCGAACCCGGCGCCGACATGCTGGCGATCTGGCGCGCGCCGTACGACGATGGAGCCGAGCTGGCGATCGATGCCATGCGCGTCATCCAGCGCGGATGGTCGATGAGCACCGTCGGTCGCCGCGCGCAGCGCCTCTCGCGCAGCGCCGCGATCTAGCCGAAAACGGTCCCGACGTGGGGACCGGTCG
This region includes:
- a CDS encoding sugar phosphate isomerase/epimerase family protein, with product MTDEMPVASNLDVAFHINVLRPTVDPGTLPAALDAIVAAGYSRVVLPPMDPAATDAATLRRILAERGIAPIAMGGGQGGAADVSSPDPDVRAAGAARLRGAVDLAIALGSDQLNGVPYGPFGPSTRATPRDAVERSALEVGRVADYAHERGVAMTFEVLNRYETSMLNTAAQAVEYVALSGSDHLRIHLDTFHMAIEEADMSEAIRLALPKLGYLELGQSGRGLLSTGAVDIPAVVSAALDDGYEGRWGVEAFSRSVLSEPGADMLAIWRAPYDDGAELAIDAMRVIQRGWSMSTVGRRAQRLSRSAAI